The DNA sequence ACAACCCTATGCTTTTCATCGCCCGGACTTGTAAGTTCCATTATTTCTCCTAATCCCTCTACCCCAAGTGTCGGATAAACAGCATCCAGGCCGAATCAGCGCTCATGGGGACCGCCTTCGAGTAAGAGAAAATACGCCGCCGAGTGCGACCGACGTTCAGCAAATTGTAAAAAATGGAACTAAAGTATGACTTTTCTTTTGTCATCCGCACGAAATCATAGTACATTTCACTAAAACCAAAATAATTCCTTTATCTTAAGGAGCAAGCGACATGGTCTCCAAGCCCACAAGATTTTACGGTTTTGTTTCGCTGTTCGCTGTACTCACATTCTTTTCAGTCTGTTCTGCATTCAGCCAGGCAAAACCCGGAGTGATCAAGGTCGGTCTCGGTGAAACTGTTATCACTCCGAAAGGAAATGTGCAGATGGCAGGTTTCGCCCGCAGCCAGGTTTCCACCGGAACCCATGATGATCTCCATGCCCGGTGCCTGGTTGTGGAGGGCGCCAACGGCGCAGCGGCGGTGCTTATCACGATCACTCTGGTCGGTCTGGGCGAGGATTACGGCAAACGTATCCGCACCGCCATCCGTGAAAAGACCGGAATACCCGAAAACAACATCGTGGTCTCCTGCACCCATACCCATGCCGGCCCCTCGGTCGGTGCTGCAGGAGCGGATTACCAGAAATTCCTGGTGGAACAGGTGGTAGCCTCAGCAGTGGACGCCTGGACGAAACGCGTTCCGGGAAGAATAGGCATCGCCTCGACCGAGGTATTCGAGCTGGGCAGAGAGCGCCGGCATCTCCTTTACGGCGGGATACATCCCGACCCGGAAGTATGCGTCATACGGGTTGAAGACGACAAGGGCAAGCTGATGGGAGTGGCGTTCAATTACGGATGCCATCCTTCCGGCCTGGACTGGAGCAACCGTCTCTATTCAGAGGACTGGCCATATTTTGCCATCCAGGGTATCAAGAAAAGCGTCGGCCGGGATGTATGGGTGGCCTACTTCCAGTCCGCGGAAGGGAACATCAACGTAGGATACCTAGCGGAGCTTTCCGCGGTCGGCGCGGAAATGCCGGTTCGCAGCTACTGGTACATCGAGAAGAAAGGCAACCAGATGACCGATGCTGTCCTTAAAGCCCTCCCCGGAATCAAAACGGTGAGCAGTCTTGAGGTAAAAACAGCACTGGATACCTTTGATTACCCGCTCCGCGAAAGCTACCCGATTACCCTTGAACAGGCGGAAAAAGATGCAAAAGCCGCAGGGGAAAAGTTGGCCGATCTGGAGAAAAAGCCCGAATATCAAGGCTCCCGTACTCTTGATGATGCCCGCGTGGAAGTCTTTTCCACCAGACAGCGTCTTGGCGCCGCCAAACGGTTTTACGGCAACCAGGACCGTCCCAAAACCCGCAAGCTGGAGCAGCAGGCGGTGAGAATCGGAGATGCAGTATTTGTAACCTTCCCGGGCGAGCTCTTTTCCGACATCGGCCTTAAAATAAAGAAACAGTCCCCCATCAAAAAGACTTTCGTCATCGGGTTGACCTGTGGGCCAGGAGGGTATCTGCCCTCGGCGAAAGAGTTCATCGACGGCGATTACGAAGTGGACGGCAGCGCTTACAGCCCGAAAACAGAGCAGGTGTGCATCGATTCATCGCTGAACCTGATCGGGAGAGTGGAGAAGTAAAGACAAGGATGAAGGATGATGATCCGGCAAAAAGTATCTTGTTATTGCCGGGTCATCAATTATAGAGGCTTTTGCAAAAGGCTCTAGAGCTTTTTTTTTCAATCAGTGTTGTTTCTCATCCACGGGAGAAGCAGGAATGCCGGAAACGAAAAAGGTAGCGGTAATCATGGCGGGGGGATCGGGGGAGAGATTCTGGCCGCTTTCACGGAAATCACGGCCAAAGCAGTTTCTCCGTCTTATTGGCGGTTCGCAGACACTCCTCGAACAGATGATAGAGTATATACTGCCGCTCATACCCCTTGAACGGATTTTTGTAGCAACCGGCGAAAACCAGGCGGAAGGGATACGAAAAGCTGCGCCGCATATCCCCCACCGTAATATATTGGTGGAGCCGTTCAAGAAGAACACCGCCGGATGTCTGGTATACACCGCAGCAAGTTTCCTCGCCCGTCGGAGGGATGACGAAACCGAGCTGGTCATGGCGATCCTGGCGGCTGACCATCTTATACTCCGTCCGGAACAGTTCCGCAGAGTAGTTGCCGCAGCGCTTGTCGCCGCTGAGAATACCGATGCGCTTGTCACTCTGGGTATCACACCCGACCGTCCCGAAACGGGATATGGTTATATAGAGATTGGGGAAAAGAGTGTGAATGTACCGGGTGCGCCCGATGATATTCAGATTTTCCCGGCGTCCCGGTTTTGCGAGAAGCCGGATTGCACAGCCGCTTCGAAATATATTTCTTCCGGCCGCTACCTCTGGAACAGCGGGATGTTTTTCTGGCGTCTCTCCACTTTCCTCAATGAACTGCGTCAAGCGGCGCCGGATCTCTTCCATGCAACATTGGAGATTTCACGGGCGCTGTCCATCGGAGATGAAGAAAGGTTTCACCGCATTTTCCGGGAGATTAGGGATATCTCTATTGATTATGCTCTCATGGAGAAAGCAAAGAATGTTTTGGTCATAAAAGCTGATTTCGGATGGGATGATATCGGATCCTGGGACATATTGGACCGTACCATGCCTGTCGATGAAAATGGGAATGTAGCGTTCGGCGGCCCGGTAATAATCGACAGCAAGAACAGCATCATATACAATGAACCGGGTCCGGACAAAAGGGCTGTGGCGGTGGCGGGAGTCGAGGGACTTGCGGTTATCGTTTCGGAGGATGCGGTGCT is a window from the Candidatus Latescibacter sp. genome containing:
- a CDS encoding neutral/alkaline non-lysosomal ceramidase N-terminal domain-containing protein encodes the protein MVSKPTRFYGFVSLFAVLTFFSVCSAFSQAKPGVIKVGLGETVITPKGNVQMAGFARSQVSTGTHDDLHARCLVVEGANGAAAVLITITLVGLGEDYGKRIRTAIREKTGIPENNIVVSCTHTHAGPSVGAAGADYQKFLVEQVVASAVDAWTKRVPGRIGIASTEVFELGRERRHLLYGGIHPDPEVCVIRVEDDKGKLMGVAFNYGCHPSGLDWSNRLYSEDWPYFAIQGIKKSVGRDVWVAYFQSAEGNINVGYLAELSAVGAEMPVRSYWYIEKKGNQMTDAVLKALPGIKTVSSLEVKTALDTFDYPLRESYPITLEQAEKDAKAAGEKLADLEKKPEYQGSRTLDDARVEVFSTRQRLGAAKRFYGNQDRPKTRKLEQQAVRIGDAVFVTFPGELFSDIGLKIKKQSPIKKTFVIGLTCGPGGYLPSAKEFIDGDYEVDGSAYSPKTEQVCIDSSLNLIGRVEK
- a CDS encoding sugar phosphate nucleotidyltransferase, with translation MPETKKVAVIMAGGSGERFWPLSRKSRPKQFLRLIGGSQTLLEQMIEYILPLIPLERIFVATGENQAEGIRKAAPHIPHRNILVEPFKKNTAGCLVYTAASFLARRRDDETELVMAILAADHLILRPEQFRRVVAAALVAAENTDALVTLGITPDRPETGYGYIEIGEKSVNVPGAPDDIQIFPASRFCEKPDCTAASKYISSGRYLWNSGMFFWRLSTFLNELRQAAPDLFHATLEISRALSIGDEERFHRIFREIRDISIDYALMEKAKNVLVIKADFGWDDIGSWDILDRTMPVDENGNVAFGGPVIIDSKNSIIYNEPGPDKRAVAVAGVEGLAVIVSEDAVLVIPKDRAQDVRKIVEELKKRNARQI